The Candidatus Omnitrophota bacterium genome has a window encoding:
- a CDS encoding thiamine-phosphate pyrophosphorylase, whose translation MMKKELYRIIDANFNRSREGLRVCEEVARFVWNCPTLTKDLKMARHSISSILKDAPATVKILSASRDSANDVGRCGVSKSEMNRITYADIFSANIQRVKESLRVLEEFFKLVDKKGSAKFTNLRFKIYEIEKKALK comes from the coding sequence ATGATGAAGAAAGAGCTTTACCGTATTATAGACGCCAATTTCAACAGGTCCCGCGAAGGCTTAAGAGTATGCGAGGAAGTAGCAAGGTTTGTATGGAACTGCCCGACGCTGACAAAAGATCTGAAGATGGCCAGGCATTCCATATCGTCTATCCTTAAAGATGCTCCAGCAACGGTCAAGATACTAAGCGCCAGCAGGGATTCGGCCAATGACGTTGGCAGGTGCGGCGTATCCAAAAGCGAGATGAACAGGATAACTTATGCCGATATATTCAGCGCGAATATACAAAGAGTAAAGGAGTCTTTAAGGGTGCTTGAGGAGTTCTTCAAACTCGTAGACAAAAAAGGCTCCGCTAAATTTACCAATCTCAGGTTTAAAATTTACGAGATAGAAAAGAAGGCATTAAAGTGA
- the rfaE2 gene encoding D-glycero-beta-D-manno-heptose 1-phosphate adenylyltransferase yields MSAKTLDSKKLANLLKRLRSKGRRVVFTNGCFDILHVGHVDYLSKAKSLGDILVVGLNSDSSVKKIKGKGRPINNARDRAKVLSALSCVDYISVFGESTPERLIRQLKPDTLVKGGDWKIEDIVGGEFVKSHGGKVKRIPFVRGYSTTSLIKKIENI; encoded by the coding sequence ATGTCCGCGAAAACCTTAGATTCTAAAAAATTGGCGAATCTTCTAAAACGTCTGCGCTCAAAAGGCAGGCGCGTGGTATTTACGAATGGCTGTTTCGATATACTGCATGTAGGCCATGTGGATTATCTTTCCAAAGCAAAATCGCTGGGCGACATCCTCGTCGTGGGATTAAATAGCGATTCCTCGGTAAAAAAGATCAAGGGAAAAGGCCGCCCGATAAACAACGCGCGCGACAGGGCCAAAGTGCTTTCGGCTCTGTCATGTGTAGATTACATCTCGGTATTCGGCGAATCCACGCCCGAGCGCCTTATAAGGCAGCTTAAGCCAGATACGCTGGTAAAAGGCGGCGACTGGAAGATAGAAGATATCGTTGGCGGTGAATTTGTAAAGTCCCACGGTGGAAAGGTAAAGAGAATACCTTTTGTAAGGGGATACTCGACCACATCTTTGATAAAGAAGATAGAGAATATATGA
- the gmhA gene encoding D-sedoheptulose 7-phosphate isomerase, with protein sequence MQKKIESYIKESIKTKELVLKDQLGNIEKAATLIIDSLKNGGKLLVFGNGGSAADSQHMAAELVGRFKMERRALPAIALTCDTSALTAIANDYGYDVVFSRQVEALGRKGDIALGISTSGNSKNVIEAFKKAKAIGIKTIALIGSDGGKMKGEADISIIVPSKDTPRVQESQAMIAHILCALIEEDIFKK encoded by the coding sequence GTGCAAAAGAAGATAGAATCCTATATCAAAGAGAGCATAAAGACAAAAGAGCTGGTCCTTAAAGATCAGCTTGGTAATATCGAGAAGGCCGCTACATTAATAATCGATTCGCTTAAAAACGGCGGTAAACTTCTTGTGTTCGGTAACGGCGGCAGCGCTGCCGACAGCCAGCATATGGCGGCAGAGCTCGTCGGAAGGTTCAAGATGGAGCGAAGAGCACTTCCCGCGATAGCGCTGACTTGCGATACATCCGCGTTAACGGCTATAGCCAATGACTATGGCTATGATGTGGTGTTTTCAAGACAGGTAGAAGCTCTCGGCCGTAAAGGCGATATCGCGTTGGGCATATCGACAAGCGGAAATTCAAAGAACGTGATAGAAGCATTCAAAAAAGCGAAGGCGATTGGTATAAAAACGATCGCCTTGATAGGTTCGGACGGCGGGAAGATGAAAGGCGAGGCCGATATATCGATAATAGTGCCCTCCAAAGATACGCCGCGCGTCCAGGAATCCCAGGCTATGATAGCGCACATACTCTGCGCGCTTATAGAGGAAGATATATTTAAAAAATAG